The Balnearium lithotrophicum DNA window TTGAAATTCCCAGAGCTTAAAAAGAAACTATGGAAAGGACACTTGTGGAATCCTTCCTACTACATAGAGACGATAGGTTCAATTTCTGAAGACGTAATACGAAGGTATATAGAGAATCAGAAGAGGAAGTAAATGTTATACGTTTATCGGTTCAGGCTTTATCCGAAGGAAGGACAGATAGAGTTTCTGAACCGTCAAATAGGGCACTGTAGATTTGTTTACAACAAGCTTCTTGAAATAGCAAAGAAAGATTACGAGGTAGAGGGTAAGAAGTGGAACTATTATGAGTATAAAAAGCTCCTGCCTAAACTGAAAGAGGAGTTTTCATTTCTCAAAGAAGCAAACAGCCAATCACTCCAAGAAGCGGTAAGATGGCTTGATAGAGCTTTTAAAAACTTCTTCAAAGGACTTGCAAAATTTCCCAAGTTCAAGAGCAAAAAGAGAACAAACAGCATATCAATTCCTCAACACTTCCGTATAGAAGGGAACAAAGTAAAGATTCCAAAACTGAAAAAGCCGATAAGATTCATAAAACACAGAGAAATAAAAGGGAAAATAAAGTCCATCACGATTACAAAGACTCCTACGGGAAAGTTCTACCTTAACATCTTGGTAGATAGAGAGATAGAACCTCTACCGAAAGAAAACAAAATAGTAGCGATAGACGTAGGACTTACCCATTTTTGCACTATATCAAACGGAGAAAAGATAGAGAAACCAAAACACTTAATAGAATCCGAAAAGAGGCTAAAGAAACTCCAAAGACATCTTTCAAGGAAAGAAGTAGGAAGTAAAAGGTTCCTAAGACTCAAAAAGAGAATAGCTAAGCTCCACGAAAAGATAAAAAACCAAAGGGATGACTTTCTTCACAAACTAAGCAGAAAGATAATCGGCGATAACCAAGCCGTGATAGTGGAGGATTTAAACATCAAGGGAATGATAAAGAACTCAAGACTTGCAAAGCATATAGCAGACGCAAGCTGGAGGAGATTTATCCAGTATCTTG harbors:
- the tnpB gene encoding IS200/IS605 family element RNA-guided endonuclease TnpB, with protein sequence MLYVYRFRLYPKEGQIEFLNRQIGHCRFVYNKLLEIAKKDYEVEGKKWNYYEYKKLLPKLKEEFSFLKEANSQSLQEAVRWLDRAFKNFFKGLAKFPKFKSKKRTNSISIPQHFRIEGNKVKIPKLKKPIRFIKHREIKGKIKSITITKTPTGKFYLNILVDREIEPLPKENKIVAIDVGLTHFCTISNGEKIEKPKHLIESEKRLKKLQRHLSRKEVGSKRFLRLKKRIAKLHEKIKNQRDDFLHKLSRKIIGDNQAVIVEDLNIKGMIKNSRLAKHIADASWRRFIQYLEYKAKLYGRELIKVDTFFPSSKLCSKCGYKNDGLKLSDREWTCPLCKTKHDRDINAALNLLKEGLTRLKRVVGVDRPELMPVEGAMAPCEAGSPSL